The following proteins are co-located in the Pseudomonas sp. ATCC 13867 genome:
- a CDS encoding biliverdin-producing heme oxygenase, whose translation MKTVELPTLRSQRLNALTHAPHERLDHAVKAREPFSSRERFARFVVAQYLFQSELQALYQDAELGRIFPDLAQRCRAEQARLDLADLGTEVPSPVAGAIDKPSRAHALGWLFVSEGSKLGAAFLIKRVAALGLDENTGARHLGEPEGGRAEGWKRFTRALDELELSEAEEREAEAGAIAAFERFAHLLQHSYDSAPATA comes from the coding sequence ATGAAAACCGTGGAACTCCCCACCCTGCGCTCGCAGCGCCTGAACGCGCTGACCCATGCCCCGCACGAGCGCCTCGACCACGCCGTGAAAGCCCGCGAGCCGTTCTCCAGCCGCGAGCGCTTCGCCCGCTTCGTGGTCGCCCAGTACCTGTTCCAGTCCGAGCTCCAGGCGCTCTACCAGGACGCCGAACTCGGCAGGATCTTTCCCGACCTGGCGCAGCGCTGCCGCGCCGAACAGGCGCGCCTGGACCTGGCCGACCTGGGCACCGAAGTCCCCTCGCCGGTGGCCGGCGCCATCGACAAGCCAAGTCGCGCCCACGCCCTGGGCTGGTTGTTCGTCTCCGAAGGCTCCAAGCTCGGCGCCGCCTTCCTGATCAAGCGTGTCGCCGCGCTGGGCCTGGACGAGAACACCGGCGCCCGCCACCTGGGCGAGCCCGAAGGCGGCCGCGCCGAAGGCTGGAAGCGCTTCACCCGCGCCCTCGATGAGCTGGAACTCAGCGAGGCCGAGGAACGCGAAGCCGAGGCCGGCGCCATCGCCGCCTTCGAACGTTTCGCCCACCTGCTGCAGCACAGCTACGACAGTGCTCCCGCCACCGCCTGA
- a CDS encoding YbaN family protein, with protein sequence MLPPPPDATERAPADAARANPFGPARSRLVRLAFALLAYTSLGVGMVGLVVPGLPTTEFVLLAAWAASRSSPRLSAWLENHRLFGPILHNWRNGRAVARRAKVSASLAMLLALAIMLITLPHGLWLYAVILGMAVGNLWIWSRPDTPRP encoded by the coding sequence GTGCTCCCGCCACCGCCTGACGCCACCGAGCGCGCGCCTGCCGACGCGGCGCGCGCCAACCCCTTCGGCCCCGCGCGCTCGCGACTGGTCCGGCTGGCGTTTGCATTGCTCGCGTACACCAGCCTCGGCGTGGGCATGGTGGGCTTGGTGGTGCCCGGCCTGCCGACCACCGAGTTCGTCCTGCTCGCTGCCTGGGCCGCGTCCAGGAGCTCGCCGCGCCTGTCCGCCTGGCTGGAGAACCACCGGCTGTTCGGCCCCATCCTGCACAACTGGCGCAACGGCCGGGCCGTCGCCCGCCGCGCCAAGGTCAGCGCCAGCCTGGCGATGCTCCTGGCGCTGGCGATCATGCTGATCACCCTGCCCCACGGCCTCTGGCTGTATGCGGTGATCCTCGGCATGGCGGTTGGCAATCTGTGGATCTGGTCGCGCCCGGATACACCCAGGCCGTAG
- a CDS encoding TonB-dependent receptor: MTFASSRAPLRRLSAPAGISLLALSIGLASLPATAALAAEAAGSQAQAGYRFDIPRQPLAQALNAFSAVTGWQVGVAGELAEGIESPGINGRLPADQALKGLLAGTGLNARTLGPRNVVLERSLSSVAEMQPLTITATRQAQSATLVPSTVNVVERSELDRKNVNTIKELVRDMPGVSVGGTGNRAGITGYNIRGIDGDRVLTQIDGVEIPSSFFNGPYAQTERNYVDPEIVKRVEVLRGPASALYGSNAIGGAVSYFTLDPDDIIKDGQDVGARLKTGYSSADDSWLTSATVAGRHDDFDGLLHLSQRNGHETESYGSHGGTGLSRTEANPEDVRTTNVLAKLGWNYAEGSRFGLVYEKYKDDVDTDQKSAYGGPYYNGAPTIPDSVLPGGMYQWRTGNDTITRERFGLEHQLLLDSTVADHARWTFNYQVAKTHQSTDEFYYPMTRQVLRTRDTLYKDRQWVLDLQLDKAFVLGETDHLLTYGSTLKRQKVTGYREGAATCLALGRGCSAVGAPSSVASDSLARSSDFPDPTLDTYGLFAQDEIRWNAWTFLPGLRYDYTRLKPHVTEEFLNTVDQSGEGEVSREDKTWHQLSPKLGVTYAFNDNYLWYGQYAQGFRTPTAKALYGRFDNPGAGYRVEPNPDLDPERSQSYETGLRGNFEEGSFDVAVFYNKYRDFINEDAITPGYSEPTFTSNNIKHAIIKGVELKGRLELGAFGAPQGLYAKGAVAYAYGRNKDTGEPINSVNPLTGVFGLGYDEQAGRYGALLDWTLVKRKTRVDDSQFNAPDGTSSQFKTPGFGILDLTGYYKLTDDLTLNAGLYNLTDKKYWLWDDVRGYDGVGEASVLAPANLDRLTQPGRNFAINLVWDI; the protein is encoded by the coding sequence ATGACCTTTGCTTCTTCGCGTGCCCCCTTGCGCCGCCTGTCCGCACCGGCCGGCATCTCGCTGCTGGCCCTGTCCATCGGACTGGCCAGCCTGCCGGCAACCGCCGCCCTCGCGGCGGAGGCGGCGGGCAGCCAGGCCCAGGCCGGCTACCGCTTCGACATCCCCCGCCAACCGCTGGCCCAGGCGCTGAACGCCTTCAGCGCGGTGACCGGCTGGCAGGTCGGCGTCGCCGGTGAGCTGGCCGAGGGCATCGAGTCGCCCGGCATCAACGGTCGCCTGCCGGCAGACCAGGCGCTGAAGGGCCTGCTCGCCGGCACCGGCCTGAACGCCCGCACCCTCGGCCCGCGCAACGTGGTACTGGAACGCAGCCTGTCGAGCGTGGCGGAAATGCAGCCGCTGACCATCACCGCCACCCGCCAGGCGCAGAGCGCCACCCTGGTGCCGAGCACGGTGAACGTGGTCGAGCGCAGCGAGCTGGACCGCAAGAACGTCAACACCATCAAGGAGCTGGTGCGCGACATGCCCGGCGTCTCCGTCGGCGGCACCGGCAACCGTGCCGGCATCACCGGCTACAACATCCGTGGCATCGACGGCGACCGCGTGCTGACGCAGATCGACGGCGTCGAGATCCCCAGCAGCTTCTTCAACGGCCCCTACGCGCAGACCGAGCGCAACTATGTCGACCCGGAAATCGTCAAGCGCGTGGAAGTGCTGCGCGGCCCGGCCTCGGCCCTCTACGGCAGCAACGCCATCGGCGGCGCGGTGAGCTACTTCACCCTCGACCCGGACGACATCATCAAGGACGGCCAGGACGTCGGCGCGCGCCTGAAGACCGGCTACAGCTCCGCCGACGACAGCTGGCTGACCTCCGCCACCGTCGCCGGCCGCCACGACGACTTCGACGGCCTGCTGCACCTGAGCCAGCGCAACGGGCACGAGACCGAATCCTACGGCAGCCACGGCGGCACCGGCCTGTCGCGCACCGAAGCCAACCCCGAAGACGTGCGCACCACCAACGTGCTGGCGAAACTGGGCTGGAACTACGCCGAAGGCAGCCGCTTCGGCCTGGTCTACGAGAAGTACAAGGACGACGTCGACACCGACCAGAAGAGCGCCTACGGCGGCCCGTACTACAACGGCGCGCCGACCATCCCCGACAGCGTGCTGCCCGGCGGCATGTACCAGTGGCGCACCGGCAACGACACCATCACCCGCGAACGCTTCGGCCTGGAGCACCAGTTGCTGCTCGACAGCACGGTGGCCGACCACGCCAGGTGGACCTTCAACTACCAGGTCGCCAAGACCCACCAGAGCACCGACGAGTTCTACTACCCGATGACCCGCCAGGTGCTGCGCACCCGCGACACGCTGTACAAGGACCGCCAGTGGGTGCTCGACCTGCAGCTGGACAAGGCCTTCGTCCTCGGCGAGACCGACCACCTGCTGACCTACGGCAGCACCCTCAAGCGGCAGAAGGTCACCGGCTACCGCGAAGGCGCCGCCACCTGCCTGGCGCTCGGCCGGGGTTGCAGCGCCGTCGGCGCGCCCAGCTCCGTCGCCAGCGACAGCCTGGCGCGCAGCAGCGACTTCCCCGACCCGACCCTCGACACCTACGGCCTGTTCGCCCAGGACGAGATCCGCTGGAACGCCTGGACCTTCCTGCCCGGCCTGCGCTACGACTACACCCGCCTGAAGCCACACGTCACCGAGGAATTTCTCAACACCGTGGACCAGAGCGGCGAAGGCGAGGTCAGCAGAGAAGACAAGACCTGGCACCAACTCTCGCCCAAGCTCGGCGTCACCTATGCCTTCAACGACAACTACCTGTGGTACGGCCAGTACGCCCAGGGCTTCCGCACCCCGACCGCGAAAGCACTGTATGGCCGCTTCGACAACCCCGGCGCCGGCTACCGCGTCGAGCCCAACCCCGACCTGGACCCGGAACGCAGCCAGAGCTACGAGACCGGCCTGCGCGGCAACTTCGAGGAAGGCTCGTTCGACGTGGCGGTCTTCTACAACAAGTACCGCGACTTCATCAACGAGGACGCCATCACCCCCGGTTACAGCGAGCCGACCTTCACCAGCAACAACATCAAGCACGCCATCATCAAGGGCGTGGAACTGAAGGGTCGCCTGGAGCTGGGCGCCTTCGGCGCGCCGCAGGGCCTCTACGCCAAGGGCGCGGTGGCCTATGCCTACGGCCGCAACAAGGACACCGGCGAGCCGATCAACAGCGTCAACCCGCTCACCGGCGTGTTCGGCCTGGGCTACGACGAACAGGCCGGCCGCTACGGCGCCCTGCTCGACTGGACCCTGGTCAAGCGCAAGACCCGCGTGGACGACAGCCAGTTCAATGCCCCGGATGGCACCAGCAGCCAATTCAAGACCCCGGGCTTCGGCATCCTCGACCTGACCGGCTACTACAAGCTGACCGACGACCTGACCCTCAACGCCGGCCTGTACAACCTCACCGACAAGAAGTACTGGCTGTGGGATGACGTGCGCGGCTACGACGGCGTCGGCGAAGCCTCGGTGCTGGCCCCGGCCAACCTCGACCGGCTGACCCAGCCGGGCCGCAACTTCGCAATCAACCTGGTGTGGGATATCTGA
- a CDS encoding YajD family HNH nuclease, with protein sequence MNQPTSKVDAVLAEAQRRRESSYREKALKMYPWICGRCGREFSGKRLSELTVHHRDHNHDNNPEDGSNWELLCLYCHDNEHQRQVDLHYQNGNDAGAKGPKVTHKGLAGLADLLKKKEDGQA encoded by the coding sequence ATGAACCAGCCTACCAGCAAAGTCGACGCCGTCCTCGCCGAAGCCCAACGCCGCCGCGAAAGCAGCTACCGCGAAAAGGCCCTGAAGATGTACCCCTGGATCTGCGGCCGCTGCGGTCGCGAATTCAGCGGCAAGCGCCTGAGCGAACTGACCGTCCACCACCGCGACCACAACCACGACAACAACCCGGAAGACGGCTCCAACTGGGAGCTGCTGTGCCTCTACTGCCACGACAACGAACACCAGCGGCAGGTGGACCTGCACTACCAGAACGGCAACGACGCCGGCGCCAAGGGCCCGAAGGTCACCCACAAGGGCCTGGCCGGGTTGGCCGACCTGCTGAAGAAGAAGGAAGACGGGCAGGCCTGA
- a CDS encoding FAD-dependent oxidoreductase yields the protein MPMRPFWLEQALQQDNERAAALEGNTRADVCIVGGGYTGLWTAIMLKEQNPELDVVIIEADICGAGASGRNGGCALSWSAKFFTLERLFGLPEAIRLVTESERSIHAIGAFCERYGVDADYRLDGTLYTATNAAQVGATDGVIAALERHGINSFSKRPVEDVQRLAGSRKHLEGWFSPAAASVQPGKLVRGLRHVALQLGVRLYEGTPMNGLDQGRPAIVHSPGGSVSADRVVLAMNAWMARAFPQFERSVAIVSSDMVITEPRPDLLQEIGLTSGVTVLDSRIFVHYYHNTPDGRIMLGKGGNTFAYGGRMLPVFDRPSPYLGLLRESLGEFFPAFADVPIAASWNGPSDRSVTGLPFFGRLGEADNVFYGFGYSGSGVGPCHMGGQILSSLVLGLDNPWTRSPLTQGPLGHFPPEPIRYVGSLMVRNAIRRKERAEDRGHRPRHLDVRLARFAAAAGKADKA from the coding sequence ATTCCCATGCGTCCTTTCTGGCTTGAACAGGCCCTGCAGCAGGACAACGAGCGCGCCGCGGCGCTGGAGGGCAACACCCGCGCCGACGTCTGCATCGTCGGCGGCGGCTACACCGGTCTGTGGACCGCCATCATGCTCAAGGAGCAGAACCCGGAACTCGATGTGGTGATCATCGAGGCCGATATCTGCGGCGCCGGGGCCAGCGGCCGCAATGGCGGCTGCGCATTGTCCTGGTCGGCCAAGTTCTTCACCCTGGAGCGGCTGTTCGGCCTGCCGGAGGCGATCCGCCTGGTGACCGAATCGGAACGGAGCATCCACGCCATCGGCGCATTCTGCGAGCGCTACGGCGTGGATGCCGACTACCGCCTCGACGGCACGCTCTACACCGCCACCAACGCCGCCCAGGTCGGCGCCACCGACGGCGTCATCGCCGCACTGGAACGCCACGGCATCAACTCCTTCAGCAAGCGCCCAGTGGAAGACGTGCAGCGTTTGGCCGGCTCGCGCAAGCATCTGGAGGGCTGGTTCTCCCCCGCCGCCGCCAGCGTGCAGCCGGGCAAGCTGGTGCGGGGCCTGCGCCACGTGGCGCTGCAACTGGGGGTGCGCCTGTACGAAGGCACCCCGATGAACGGGCTGGACCAGGGTCGGCCAGCCATCGTGCACAGCCCCGGAGGATCGGTCAGCGCCGACCGCGTGGTGCTGGCGATGAACGCCTGGATGGCGCGCGCCTTCCCGCAGTTCGAGCGCAGCGTGGCCATCGTCTCCAGCGACATGGTGATCACCGAGCCCAGGCCGGACCTGTTGCAGGAGATCGGCCTGACCTCCGGCGTCACCGTGCTCGATTCGCGCATTTTCGTGCACTACTACCACAACACTCCGGACGGCCGGATCATGCTCGGCAAGGGCGGCAACACCTTCGCCTACGGTGGGCGCATGCTGCCGGTGTTCGACCGCCCCTCGCCCTATCTCGGCCTGCTCCGGGAGAGCCTGGGCGAGTTCTTCCCGGCCTTCGCCGACGTTCCCATCGCCGCCAGCTGGAACGGGCCGTCCGATCGCTCGGTGACCGGCCTGCCGTTCTTCGGCCGCCTGGGCGAAGCAGACAACGTGTTCTACGGCTTCGGCTACTCCGGCAGTGGCGTCGGTCCCTGCCACATGGGCGGGCAGATCCTCAGCTCGCTGGTGCTCGGCCTGGACAACCCGTGGACACGCTCGCCGCTGACCCAGGGGCCGCTGGGCCACTTCCCGCCGGAGCCGATCCGCTACGTCGGCTCGCTGATGGTGCGCAATGCCATCCGCCGCAAGGAGCGGGCCGAAGATCGCGGCCACCGTCCGCGCCACCTCGACGTTCGCCTGGCGCGCTTCGCCGCGGCGGCGGGCAAGGCCGACAAGGCCTGA
- a CDS encoding TetR/AcrR family transcriptional regulator: protein MNPTSTTTNKRSRYTGPTLSIRDRNRQRILLAAGEEFADKGFSAARTQDIASRAEVPKSNVYYYFQSKENLYLRLLENVVGAVLEASALLRECDDPAWALPAHIRARLHIARQWPQAYKVFASEMLHGAPHLPREWLQRLRAESLRSLECLAAWIDRGLLAPVDPQHLLLSISAATRTYVDFDWQIAMITGKAQPDASDFEAVAATITRLVLRGTEPEPATRLRPLPL from the coding sequence ATGAACCCAACCTCGACCACCACCAACAAGCGTTCCCGCTACACAGGTCCGACCCTCAGCATCCGCGACCGCAACCGCCAGCGCATCCTTCTCGCCGCCGGCGAAGAGTTCGCCGACAAGGGCTTCAGCGCCGCCAGGACGCAAGACATCGCCAGCCGCGCCGAGGTGCCCAAGTCCAACGTCTACTACTACTTCCAGAGCAAGGAGAACCTCTACCTGCGCCTGCTGGAGAACGTGGTGGGCGCGGTATTGGAAGCCTCCGCCCTGCTGCGCGAGTGCGACGACCCGGCCTGGGCGCTGCCCGCGCACATCCGCGCGCGCCTGCACATCGCCCGCCAGTGGCCGCAGGCCTACAAGGTCTTCGCCAGCGAAATGCTCCACGGCGCCCCGCACTTGCCACGGGAGTGGCTGCAACGCCTGCGCGCGGAATCCCTCCGCAGCCTGGAATGCCTCGCCGCCTGGATCGACCGTGGCCTGCTCGCCCCGGTGGATCCGCAGCACCTGCTGCTGAGCATTTCCGCGGCCACCCGTACCTACGTGGATTTCGACTGGCAGATCGCGATGATCACCGGCAAGGCGCAACCGGACGCCAGCGACTTCGAAGCGGTGGCGGCGACCATCACCCGCCTGGTCCTGCGCGGCACCGAGCCGGAGCCGGCAACGCGGCTGCGCCCCTTGCCGCTGTAG
- a CDS encoding arsenate reductase ArsC: MTEKRRVLFVCIANDARSPMAEALLRHTDAEHFDACSAGIHPSAIDPRARDVLEHAGISTEGLRSKSIDEFRGQHFDYLIDLCDKSKGEGDELPGSSEVIVWSFADPTTSEQHDPFRHTLQELSDRLKLFEMVKNRP; encoded by the coding sequence ATGACCGAGAAACGCCGAGTCCTGTTCGTCTGCATCGCCAACGATGCCCGCTCCCCGATGGCCGAAGCGCTGCTGCGGCATACCGATGCCGAGCATTTCGACGCCTGCAGCGCCGGAATCCACCCCAGCGCCATCGACCCGCGCGCCCGCGATGTCCTGGAGCACGCCGGCATATCCACCGAGGGACTGCGCAGCAAGTCCATCGACGAATTTCGCGGCCAGCACTTCGATTACCTGATCGACCTGTGCGACAAGTCCAAAGGCGAAGGCGATGAGTTGCCCGGCTCGAGCGAAGTGATCGTCTGGAGTTTCGCCGACCCGACCACCAGCGAGCAGCACGATCCGTTCCGCCATACCCTGCAGGAGCTGAGCGATCGCCTGAAACTGTTCGAGATGGTGAAGAACCGTCCCTGA
- a CDS encoding RNA polymerase sigma factor: MSTSNLDAVFLAQRLPLLRTLVRMVKNPSIAEDLVQETYLRVARTLLERRIDHLEPFLFQTGRNLALDHLRHLRMQSRTLLDDVPVDVVQAVPAPGSSAEDQLHAEKLLERLGATLGQLSQRQQRIFILSRLHGCGYAEIAEQLGVSPSTVQKELKLIMAICVGLVSRLEQTV, encoded by the coding sequence GTGAGCACTTCCAACCTCGACGCGGTCTTCCTGGCCCAGCGCCTGCCCTTGCTGCGCACGCTCGTACGGATGGTGAAGAACCCGAGCATCGCCGAAGACCTGGTACAGGAAACCTATCTGCGCGTCGCCCGTACCCTGCTCGAACGCCGCATCGACCACCTGGAACCCTTCCTCTTCCAGACCGGCCGCAACCTCGCCCTGGACCACCTGCGCCACCTGCGCATGCAATCGCGAACGCTGCTCGACGACGTGCCTGTCGACGTCGTGCAGGCCGTACCGGCGCCGGGTTCCAGCGCCGAGGACCAACTGCACGCGGAAAAACTGCTGGAGCGCCTGGGCGCCACCCTCGGCCAACTCAGCCAGCGCCAGCAGCGCATCTTCATCCTCAGCCGCCTGCATGGCTGCGGCTACGCGGAGATCGCCGAACAGCTCGGCGTGTCCCCCAGCACGGTGCAAAAGGAGCTGAAGTTGATCATGGCGATCTGCGTCGGCCTGGTCAGTCGCCTGGAGCAGACGGTATGA
- a CDS encoding FecR family protein produces the protein MTDYRSLADSTRIRGLQPRNRPEERPVPHATQPNDQQMAEALDWLILEEDMDARTRERFDAWLAASEGNARAYQRVRDAWQSPLLSTAAARLEQRLAAAPRRRRGWKPLAVAAALVLAVGVALQSDLPLRLRADHLTAVGERQNLNLADGSRVLLNTDTAFSSRIDGQQRIAHLYRGEAYFDVAHDRSRLFEVQAGPVQVTVRGTAFAVRYLGNEAEVSVQRGEVDLRTPLDDARVSLGAGDSIRVGPQGFGERRHGTEAESQLAWVKGRMVFENCPLSQVIAELRRYYPGWIVTTNERLDNLSVTGNWRLDDPLGVARSLARITSAQLHEYPKLLVFN, from the coding sequence ATGACGGACTACCGTTCGCTTGCCGATTCGACAAGAATACGCGGCCTCCAACCCCGGAACCGCCCCGAGGAACGCCCCGTGCCCCACGCCACGCAGCCCAACGACCAGCAGATGGCCGAAGCCCTCGACTGGCTGATACTCGAGGAGGACATGGACGCCCGCACGCGCGAGCGCTTCGACGCCTGGCTCGCCGCCAGCGAAGGCAACGCGCGGGCCTACCAGCGGGTGCGCGATGCCTGGCAATCGCCGCTGCTGAGCACGGCGGCAGCGCGCCTGGAACAACGGCTCGCGGCGGCGCCTCGCCGTCGGCGAGGGTGGAAACCGCTGGCCGTCGCCGCGGCGCTGGTCCTGGCGGTGGGAGTCGCACTCCAGAGCGACCTGCCGCTACGCCTGCGCGCCGACCACCTGACCGCCGTGGGCGAACGGCAGAACCTCAACCTGGCGGACGGCTCGCGGGTCCTGCTCAATACCGACACCGCCTTCTCCAGCCGCATCGACGGACAGCAGCGCATTGCCCACCTGTATCGCGGCGAGGCGTACTTCGACGTCGCCCACGACCGCAGCCGGCTCTTCGAAGTGCAGGCCGGCCCGGTACAGGTGACGGTACGCGGCACGGCCTTCGCCGTGCGCTACCTGGGCAACGAGGCGGAAGTCAGCGTGCAGCGCGGCGAAGTGGACCTGCGCACGCCGCTGGACGACGCCCGCGTCAGCTTAGGCGCCGGCGACAGCATCCGCGTCGGCCCGCAGGGCTTCGGCGAGCGCCGGCACGGCACCGAGGCCGAATCGCAGTTGGCCTGGGTGAAGGGACGCATGGTCTTCGAGAATTGCCCGCTCAGCCAGGTAATCGCCGAGCTGCGCCGTTATTACCCCGGCTGGATCGTCACCACCAACGAGCGCCTGGACAACCTCAGCGTCACCGGCAACTGGCGCCTCGACGACCCGCTGGGCGTGGCTCGCTCGCTGGCACGGATCACCTCCGCGCAATTGCACGAGTACCCGAAACTGCTGGTCTTCAACTGA
- a CDS encoding LLM class flavin-dependent oxidoreductase, which produces MKKSLSDIAFSMLDLVPVRDQGSAAEALNNAVEVARHVERLGFTRYWLAEHHNMDGIASSATAVLIGHIAGKTERIRVGSGGVMLPNHPPLVVAENFGTLETLYPGRIDLGLGRAPGADQATMRALRRDRLGDGADFPEQVAELEMLLGPRRSQQSLLAIPGEGTNVPIWLLGSSLFSAHLAAQKGLPYAFASHFAPRYLHDALRIYRENFQPSAVLDKPYAMIGVPLVAAPTDEEAEYLATTAFQRVLALIRGDSLKQKPPVKSMAGLWLPHEQDAVGNFFGLAVIGGPAKVRSRLEVLLEQTGVDEIIFTSDIYDHELRLRSLEIVAGLR; this is translated from the coding sequence ATGAAGAAGTCCCTGTCCGATATCGCTTTCTCCATGCTCGACCTGGTGCCCGTGCGCGACCAGGGCAGCGCCGCCGAGGCGCTGAACAACGCCGTCGAGGTCGCCCGGCACGTCGAGCGCCTGGGCTTTACCCGCTACTGGCTGGCGGAGCACCACAACATGGACGGCATCGCCAGCTCGGCCACCGCCGTGCTGATCGGCCACATCGCCGGCAAGACCGAGCGCATCCGTGTCGGCTCCGGCGGGGTGATGCTGCCCAACCATCCGCCGCTGGTGGTGGCGGAGAACTTCGGCACCCTGGAAACCCTGTATCCCGGCCGCATCGACCTCGGCCTGGGCCGCGCGCCCGGCGCCGACCAGGCGACCATGCGCGCGTTGCGCCGCGATCGCCTGGGCGATGGTGCGGACTTCCCCGAGCAGGTCGCCGAGCTGGAAATGCTCCTCGGCCCGCGCCGTTCGCAGCAGTCGCTGCTGGCGATTCCGGGGGAGGGCACCAACGTACCGATCTGGCTGCTGGGCTCGAGTCTGTTCAGCGCTCACCTGGCGGCGCAGAAGGGCCTGCCCTATGCCTTCGCCTCGCACTTCGCGCCGCGCTACCTGCATGACGCGTTGCGCATCTACCGCGAGAACTTCCAGCCCTCGGCGGTGCTCGACAAGCCCTACGCCATGATCGGCGTGCCGCTGGTGGCCGCGCCGACCGACGAGGAAGCCGAATACCTGGCGACCACCGCGTTCCAGCGCGTGCTGGCGCTGATCCGCGGCGACAGCCTGAAGCAGAAGCCGCCGGTGAAGAGCATGGCCGGCCTGTGGCTGCCCCATGAGCAGGACGCGGTGGGCAACTTCTTCGGCCTGGCGGTGATCGGCGGACCGGCGAAGGTGCGCAGCCGCCTGGAGGTCCTGCTGGAGCAGACCGGGGTGGATGAGATCATCTTCACCAGCGACATCTACGATCATGAACTGCGCTTGCGTTCGCTGGAGATCGTCGCCGGGTTGCGCTGA